The window TTTTGCACGTCCGTCTCCAACACGCCGAAGGCCGCCTCGTGGCGTTGCAAGGTGAGTTGCAAGGCGTGCAACATCCGCTTGGCGGTGTAAAAGTTGGTGACAATCCGCTGACTGATGACGATGGGCTCGGTGGGAACGCCGAAGGGTTGCGGGTTGAGGCCAAAGTCGATAATCAACTCTTCCGGCGTGCCAGTGACACGGCAGAAGTTGGCGTATGCGGCAGCCGCGTGAGTGTCGTCGACTTTGACATGCTGGCGCTGTTGCTGTTGTTGCCCGGCCGGGGCGTGACTCTCGGGGGCCGGTTGAGGTGCTTCTTCTGCCTTCGCCACGATGGGGTCCTTTCGGTAAGGGTTGTCTGCGTCGCGCGCGGGGTGGAAAGGATCGAATGCGCGATCCGCCGCGCGATGGATGTTTTGTGTTTGGATCGGCGCGCTGTGCGGCGCCGCTGGTCAGTTTACCCGGCCAAGTTCCGGTGGCGAAGCCGTGTGTATGCGGCCGTCTACGAGCCGGCGCCCGGCGGAACGACCTGCGGCGGCGATCGGTGAGGCTGATCTTTGTCGTGGTTGGGGGTCATGTTCAGGGCCTCGACCGCGCCGCACAGGTCCTTGAGCTCGTTGATGATTGAGTCGCGCAGCGCCGCCAATCCGCCCACGATGCCAATGGCAAGCACCGTGATGAGCAAGATCCATTCAAAGGTGAGAAATCCGCGTCGCCGCGCGCGTCGAACTGCGAGCTTCATGTTGGTATCCGCTTGGGAAGAAGGGTCGGCCGTGGCCGGAGGAGTGAAGCGTTGCCGTTGACCTATGGCACGCCGCGCGCCAGCGGCCGGTTGTATCGAGTAGTTTTGGATGTAACTCGTTGCCGCATGGTGGTTTGGCCCAGAAACGCCAGTCATTCGAGTGCCGGCCAGCGCGTTGAGCCTTGGCAACGAATCGTCCTGGAGATGTGGCAAAATCGCCACCCGCCGCCCGTCATCGTTGACGCCGCGCTATAATCGAAGCACGTCGATCGGGGCGACAAGACTGGATTTGGGATGCTCCCATGGCGACTGCCGACACCAGCCCCAGCGTGTTGCGAGCCGACTGTGGCACGCGCGAGGTGCTTAAGCTCATCGCCGATCGCTGGACCGCGATCGTCATCTGGCAATTGTCGCTTGGCCCCCGCCGCTACACGCAACTTGAGCGCGAGATCGGCGGCATCTCTCAAAAGATGCTCACGCAAACTTTGCGGCGACTAGAGCGCGACGGCTTGGTGGAGCGCCGACCCGCAGCCGGCGGCGAGCAGCGCTTCGACTATGCGCTGACCGCGCTGGGCGAGACCTTGCAGGAGCCGCTCGGCGCCCTCTGCCGCTGGGCCGAGACACATCTGGCCGAGGTCGAACTGGCGCGCACGCGCGGCGACAGCATGCCGTGATGGCAACGTGGTTGCTGGCCGGTGGCCTGCGCTGAATCGATTGCTGGCGCCATTCTATTTGTGCCACTATCGCTTCTCATTCTGAGATTGGGATTCCCGGCGTGAGACGCTAGCCGAGCCGCTGCTTTGCGATCGAGCGTCATATCGCGGGAAAAAACGCCAGAAATCCGCCGTTTTCCTGGTGCCCTGCGCAAGTTCTTCGGCGTTGGCACACCCCTTGCGATTATCCCTCCGCATCAACAGGACAAGGGGGAGAGTCAAAACGAGGCGAACCCGTCACCCGCTGGACGGATGTTCGCAAGGAGGAAAGCAAGATGCTCGTGCTCAATCGCAAGGTCGGGGAAAAGATCTGCATCGACGGTCAGATCGTGGTCACGGTGAGTCGCATCCAGGGAACACGCGTGAGCTTGGCCATCGACGCGCCAAAGGAAGTGCATGTGATGCGAGGCGAGCTACGCCCCTTTGTGGTTGAGCTCGCGCCGACGCCGCCGGAACCGAAGAGAAGCATCGAGAGGCGTGAGCCCGCGGCGCGGCGCGAGCCAATGAGTCGACCCACGGCTAAGGCCGGCGGTTGACGCGACAGCATCCGCGCGGCTGTCCGCTGACCGCGCGGACAACGGAACAGAGCAGAGTCGGGCCGTGGCGGAGAAGAGGAAAGCAGGACGAGAGGGACGGATGATCGGGGAAAACCGGCGGTCGGTTGGGCGCAAGCTCGATCGATCGCCGGTTTCATTTATTTAGTGAGTGGCGATTGTCCCGGCAGCGAGAAGAGGGCTTGGTTTCCCTCATCCGGCTGCGATCGATAGGCCATTTCCCGCAGGCACAGTCTCCCCGCGAGCGCGGCGAAGGAGTCGCTATCTCGCTCGCGCGCCGCAGGGAGGGGGACAGTGGCCGCCGGTGTGTATTTCAAGCTCGGCTCAAGGTTTTCGCCGGCGAGCAAGACGCGGCGCGATCAGCGCGCCAAGGCCGCATAAGACAAGTCCCCACGTGCTCGGTTCGGGCAAAGGAGTCAACAAGAAGGCGCGGGTGGCGCCTCGCGGGTTCCAGCCGTAACCCACAATTTGCCCTTGTGAGTTGATTCCCGCCGCGCGCAGGAAAGTCCAATTGGCGTCACTATCGCCGACCAGAGAGTCGAGGTCCTGCATACCACCGTCGCTCGTCCAGAGAAACGCGCGAATACCCACGGAAGATTGACTGACGCCCACCACCTGCCCAGCGGTGTTGATACATTTGGCCTCACTGTAATCCGCGCCGCCCGGCAGGTAACCTAGGTCCTGCATACCGCCGCCGCTCGTCCAGAGAAACGCGTGCTTGCCCGTGGCGGCGTCGCTGACGCCCACCACCTGCCCCAAGTTATTGATGCCGTTGGCATAACTGTAGTCTGATCCTCCCGCAAGATCGCCTAGGTCCTGCATACCACCGTCGCTGGTCCAGAGAAACGCGCGCCGGCCCGTGGCGGCGTCGCTGACGCCCACCACCTGCCCCAAGTCATTGATGCCGTAGGCCTCACTGAAATCCCATCCCCCGGGCAGGTCGCCGAGGCCTTGCATTCCGCCGCCGCTCGTCCAAAGAAACGCGTTGGTGTTCAAACTGGAGTTGCGGCGACCTACCACCTGCCCTGAGTTGTTGATGCCGTTTGCGACACTGTAATCCGCGCCGCCCGGCAGGTAACCTAGGTCCTGCATTCCGCCGCCGCTCGTCCAGAGAAACGCGTGCGTGCCCGTGGCGGCGGGGCTGTAACCGACTACCTGGCCCAAGTCATTGATGGCGAAGGCGTAGCTGTAATCCTCTCCTCCCGGCAGGTCGCCGAGATTCTGCATTCCGCCGCCGCTGGTCCAGAGAAACGCGCGATAGCCGGTGCCGGTGCGGCTGTAGCCCACCACCTGCCCCAAGTCGTTGATGTCCATTGCGGAAGAGCCATCCGTCCCTCCGGGCAGGTCGCCGAGATCCTGCACGCTGTAGATCACACCATGCGCCGTGGCGGGGAGTGCCGCCAGAAAGATAAGGGTAAAGACGCTGCGAAACCGCATGCTGCTGATGCGGACCGCGCCGGCCGCGCTAATCAGCGTCCTGCACCAACTGCCCCCGTCCACTCGTTGTGCGCATCGCAACCCGTTCGTAGTGGGCATCGCCATTTCCGGCCTCGGTTGAATTTTTTGGTCTAACTCCTTGCGCACAAACAAAGCGCAGCAATCGTTTATTCTATTAGATGCAAAGTAACTGAAAAATCGGGAAACGAAATCAGAAAACGATATTCTGACTCTTCGCACCTCCGCAGGCAGGCCAGACAAATTAGCCATTGGCGTGCGACCAGGTGTGGAGGAAATGAGGGGCGACGCTAAGGCGGCGCTAATCGCCATTGTCTGGCGGTCGCGGGGCGAACTCGTACAGATCGTACATCTCGGCCGAGCGCGGATTTGGCTCCACCTGCCGATAAGTCTTGACCGTTTGCAGTTCGTAGCGCGCGGCGAGCGAGTCGAGCCATTGCCGGCGCCGAGCGTCGTCGCGCTGGTCGGACGCCTGGTGATATACCACGCAGCGCAGCGGTTGGTCGGCGGGGAGCGACGTCAGATTGACCCGCTGCGGCCCATTGCGATGACGCCGCGAATAGACGCGCTGATTGCACCGATAGGCGAGCCAGGCCAACTCGTGGCTGTCGCCGGGATACAAATCGATGCCCAGATCGGTGCTGACGCAGAGTAGCGTGCCGTCGCGCTCGTTTTGCCGGCCCCAGAACTGGCGCGCCATGTCGCGAAAGATCAGTTCGTGCCGATCTCGATACGGATGCGTCGCGTCGCGGGCGAAGATGCCGACGCCAATGCCAGCG is drawn from Pirellulales bacterium and contains these coding sequences:
- a CDS encoding carbon storage regulator — protein: MLVLNRKVGEKICIDGQIVVTVSRIQGTRVSLAIDAPKEVHVMRGELRPFVVELAPTPPEPKRSIERREPAARREPMSRPTAKAGG
- a CDS encoding DUF3467 domain-containing protein, which translates into the protein MVAKAEEAPQPAPESHAPAGQQQQQRQHVKVDDTHAAAAYANFCRVTGTPEELIIDFGLNPQPFGVPTEPIVISQRIVTNFYTAKRMLHALQLTLQRHEAAFGVLETDVQKRVVPGARS
- a CDS encoding helix-turn-helix transcriptional regulator, coding for MATADTSPSVLRADCGTREVLKLIADRWTAIVIWQLSLGPRRYTQLEREIGGISQKMLTQTLRRLERDGLVERRPAAGGEQRFDYALTALGETLQEPLGALCRWAETHLAEVELARTRGDSMP
- a CDS encoding DUF2897 family protein; this encodes MKLAVRRARRRGFLTFEWILLITVLAIGIVGGLAALRDSIINELKDLCGAVEALNMTPNHDKDQPHRSPPQVVPPGAGS